In the genome of Propionispora hippei DSM 15287, one region contains:
- a CDS encoding PTS sugar transporter subunit IIA gives MNLIDAELVRLHMAAQTPAEVLGKLADTLFGKGKVKESYKDAVLQREIQYPTGLPGAGTCVAVPHTDSSHVLEPALAVGILQQPVAFQMMGSLDTVLPVEIVMMLAVDKPEKHLAVLTQLMTMLQDETLLTKIKQATVATEVCSLLSGLPAGHM, from the coding sequence TTGAACCTGATCGACGCAGAGCTGGTCCGGCTGCACATGGCGGCCCAAACTCCGGCAGAGGTGCTTGGCAAGCTGGCGGATACGCTGTTTGGCAAGGGGAAGGTAAAAGAGTCCTATAAGGACGCCGTGCTGCAAAGAGAAATACAATATCCTACCGGTTTGCCGGGCGCCGGGACTTGTGTGGCTGTTCCCCATACCGACAGCAGTCATGTACTGGAGCCTGCCCTGGCAGTGGGCATCTTGCAACAGCCGGTAGCTTTCCAGATGATGGGGAGCCTGGATACTGTGCTGCCTGTAGAAATTGTCATGATGCTTGCCGTCGACAAACCGGAAAAACATCTTGCAGTACTGACCCAGCTAATGACCATGCTTCAGGATGAAACGCTGCTTACCAAGATAAAACAGGCAACTGTGGCAACAGAGGTTTGCAGCCTGCTGTCCGGCTTGCCTGCCGGCCATATGTGA
- the larE gene encoding ATP-dependent sacrificial sulfur transferase LarE: MNTEEKVKKLLDTLRSMGSVVVAFSGGVDSTFLAAAAKQALYDDRAIAVTACSETLPASERKEAVEIAGKLGIKHVLLTISELNNASFVENDEKRCYHCKMERFTVIAAWAKEQGFHWVLEGSNADDLADYRPGMQAVAELPGVRSPLLECGITKEEIRSLSKEWGLPTWKKLSAACLSSRIVYGLPVTAERLKQVELAEAFIKTLCSGQIRVRHHGDIARIEVAAKDIPLLAQPENSLRISQELKKLGFSFVTLDLEGYRTGSMNETLELSGK, from the coding sequence ATGAATACAGAAGAAAAAGTTAAAAAGCTGCTGGACACCTTGCGCAGTATGGGCAGTGTGGTAGTCGCCTTTTCGGGCGGGGTGGACAGCACGTTTCTGGCTGCTGCCGCCAAACAGGCCTTGTACGATGACCGGGCAATTGCCGTAACCGCCTGTTCTGAGACGTTGCCGGCCAGTGAGCGGAAAGAGGCGGTGGAGATCGCCGGGAAATTGGGTATCAAGCATGTTTTGCTTACGATTAGTGAGCTTAATAATGCCAGTTTTGTTGAGAATGATGAAAAACGCTGCTACCATTGCAAAATGGAGCGGTTTACCGTAATTGCTGCCTGGGCTAAAGAGCAGGGCTTCCATTGGGTTTTGGAAGGCTCTAATGCCGATGATCTGGCCGATTACCGGCCAGGCATGCAGGCTGTTGCCGAATTGCCGGGTGTACGCAGCCCGCTGCTGGAATGCGGCATAACCAAGGAAGAGATTCGCAGCCTGTCCAAAGAATGGGGCCTGCCGACCTGGAAAAAACTCAGCGCCGCCTGTTTGTCATCCCGGATTGTCTACGGGCTGCCGGTTACAGCCGAACGGTTAAAGCAGGTGGAACTGGCGGAAGCCTTTATCAAGACGCTTTGTTCGGGTCAGATCAGGGTCAGGCATCATGGCGATATCGCGCGGATCGAAGTGGCGGCCAAAGATATTCCCCTGTTAGCCCAGCCGGAAAACTCGCTGCGGATTAGCCAGGAATTAAAGAAACTGGGATTTTCTTTTGTGACCCTCGATCTGGAGGGTTACCGTACCGGCAGTATGAATGAAACTCTAGAACTATCGGGGAAATGA
- a CDS encoding DUF2325 domain-containing protein, with protein sequence MSVLIIGADNLGRIEKELQELGIHHIEHITGRNAADKKKFNIPKATRLIVVLTDYINHNTAQNVKQLAKLRGVPLVFAKRSWSSVGQKLTGAGLQVKEG encoded by the coding sequence ATGTCGGTATTAATTATTGGCGCCGATAATCTCGGAAGAATTGAGAAAGAGTTGCAGGAATTAGGCATTCATCATATTGAACATATTACAGGTAGGAACGCGGCGGATAAGAAAAAATTCAACATTCCGAAAGCCACCCGTCTGATTGTTGTGTTGACCGATTACATCAATCACAATACGGCGCAGAATGTGAAGCAGCTTGCCAAGCTAAGAGGAGTACCCCTGGTTTTTGCCAAGCGTTCCTGGTCTTCGGTGGGTCAGAAATTGACCGGAGCCGGACTGCAGGTAAAGGAAGGCTGA
- a CDS encoding sigma-70 family RNA polymerase sigma factor has protein sequence MLTCCFDDSGNIIEEEFNRIVKRFRNSIYAYANRYYLPGGDVDDLYQWGLLGLYKAVLHYVPNEKYSFEVTALINIKNMMKSAIRMANRNKHKAANTACSLYFSGDNGTDEFLDRLILDQRLDDPLAVILDRETVETMLRVIESYLTDRERSIIKLYICGYKPRHISEKLQCKPKTVDNAIQRVRRKLAKYFRSA, from the coding sequence ATGCTAACTTGTTGTTTTGACGACTCGGGAAATATCATTGAAGAAGAGTTTAACCGTATCGTAAAGCGCTTTAGAAACAGCATTTACGCCTATGCCAACCGTTATTACCTGCCGGGGGGCGATGTGGATGATTTGTACCAATGGGGGCTGCTGGGACTATACAAGGCGGTTTTACATTATGTGCCCAATGAAAAATATAGCTTTGAAGTCACGGCCTTAATCAATATTAAGAACATGATGAAGTCGGCGATCCGGATGGCCAACCGGAATAAGCACAAGGCCGCTAATACTGCCTGCTCCTTGTATTTCAGCGGGGACAACGGGACAGATGAATTTCTGGATAGGCTGATATTGGATCAGCGGCTGGATGACCCGCTGGCTGTGATATTGGACCGGGAAACAGTGGAAACCATGCTGCGGGTGATCGAAAGTTATTTAACCGACCGTGAACGAAGCATTATAAAGCTGTATATATGCGGCTATAAGCCGCGTCATATATCGGAAAAATTGCAATGCAAGCCTAAAACGGTGGATAACGCCATCCAGCGGGTAAGGCGTAAGCTGGCAAAATATTTCCGCTCGGCATAA
- a CDS encoding site-specific integrase encodes MVFIEYVEPIRSKRQIEQIKRHFKKNSLRNYLLFVLGINSGLRISDLLLLTIEDVNEKDRIILREKKTGKTKDFPLSDTCKKAIEEYLAEVGPNGQWLFKSKKGNRPITRIQAYRIINHAARTIGLKEAIGTHTLRKTFGYWAYKNGVDITKIQKLLNHSAPSITLSYIGITKEELDTVYITLNL; translated from the coding sequence GTGGTTTTTATCGAATATGTAGAACCTATTCGTTCGAAACGTCAAATTGAACAGATTAAACGTCATTTTAAGAAAAACAGCCTGCGCAATTACCTGCTCTTCGTCCTAGGAATCAATAGCGGTCTGCGAATTTCTGATTTGTTATTGTTAACGATTGAGGATGTCAATGAAAAAGACCGGATTATTCTCCGTGAGAAAAAGACAGGCAAAACAAAAGATTTTCCCCTATCCGATACTTGTAAAAAGGCGATTGAGGAATACCTTGCCGAAGTGGGGCCTAACGGCCAATGGCTGTTTAAAAGCAAAAAGGGCAACCGGCCAATTACCCGCATTCAGGCATACCGGATCATCAATCACGCTGCCCGGACGATTGGCCTGAAAGAAGCAATTGGCACGCACACGCTGCGGAAAACTTTTGGCTACTGGGCTTACAAAAACGGCGTCGATATTACCAAGATTCAAAAATTGCTCAACCATTCCGCTCCCAGCATTACCTTATCCTATATTGGTATTACCAAAGAAGAACTTGATACGGTGTACATAACGTTAAATCTATAA
- a CDS encoding sensor histidine kinase yields MNNTIDGKILDKIVKNTLDAIEQSKMQIFDIYEAAKNEMESVKKDVERVKQATVDIIFVVDELEQKEKRARLKLMAVSRNFHIHTEEDIKKTYDETKNIQVELAVAREHEQNLKRQRDDLEIRLRSLKKTVDKAQNLVSQVGVVLGYLGSQMEGVAVQLETLQQSQAFGAKIIKAQEEERLRVAREIHDGPAQAMANVVFRAEVCERLIDVDVERVKTELKSLRTQVRSCLKETRKIIFDLRPMTLDDLGLLPTVRRFLETMQDRSELICEVRTIGEEKRLDPYVEIGLFRVIQEAVNNVEKHAQASRVLVFIEFRRDFVMAIVDDNGKGFDVDSAAIGIESFGVLGMRERINLLRGRLEIKSEEGKGSRVIIKIPLN; encoded by the coding sequence ATGAACAATACAATTGACGGAAAAATACTTGATAAGATTGTAAAAAACACATTAGACGCCATTGAACAAAGCAAGATGCAAATTTTTGATATTTATGAGGCCGCGAAAAATGAAATGGAGTCTGTGAAAAAAGATGTAGAACGGGTAAAGCAGGCTACAGTGGATATTATTTTCGTCGTGGACGAACTGGAGCAAAAGGAAAAAAGAGCCCGGCTGAAACTGATGGCTGTAAGCCGCAATTTTCATATCCACACCGAAGAGGATATAAAGAAGACCTATGACGAAACCAAAAATATCCAGGTAGAGCTGGCGGTGGCCAGGGAACATGAGCAAAACCTGAAGCGGCAGCGGGACGATCTGGAGATTCGCCTGCGGTCGCTGAAGAAGACGGTAGATAAAGCCCAAAATTTAGTTTCCCAGGTCGGTGTAGTGTTAGGCTATCTGGGCAGCCAGATGGAAGGCGTGGCTGTTCAACTGGAAACTCTGCAGCAGAGCCAGGCCTTTGGCGCGAAAATTATCAAGGCTCAGGAAGAGGAACGCCTGCGGGTGGCGCGGGAGATTCATGACGGTCCGGCCCAGGCTATGGCTAATGTGGTTTTTCGGGCCGAAGTCTGTGAGCGGTTGATTGATGTGGATGTGGAACGGGTAAAAACCGAACTGAAAAGCTTAAGGACTCAGGTTCGGAGCTGTTTGAAAGAAACACGTAAAATTATCTTTGATTTGCGGCCTATGACTTTAGATGATCTGGGGTTATTGCCCACGGTGCGACGTTTCTTGGAGACTATGCAGGACCGGAGCGAGCTTATTTGTGAAGTCCGGACCATTGGTGAGGAAAAACGCCTCGACCCTTATGTTGAAATCGGCTTATTCCGGGTTATTCAGGAAGCGGTCAATAATGTGGAAAAACATGCTCAAGCCAGCAGGGTTCTGGTTTTTATTGAGTTTCGCCGGGATTTTGTTATGGCCATTGTCGATGATAACGGCAAGGGCTTTGACGTGGATAGTGCTGCCATTGGTATTGAAAGCTTCGGGGTTCTCGGTATGCGGGAACGTATTAACCTCTTAAGGGGACGGTTGGAAATCAAATCGGAAGAGGGCAAAGGGAGCCGGGTCATTATCAAAATTCCTCTGAACTAA
- the tkt gene encoding transketolase: MDRGIEQLAVSTLRTLAIDSIEKANSGHPGMPMGAAPMAYTLWTKHMTHNPVNPDWFNRDRFVLSAGHGSALLYSLLHLSGYDVTLEDLKNFRQWQSKTPGHPEYGHTPGVDATTGPLGQGIPMAVGMAMAERHLAARYNQKGYDLINHFSYSLCGDGDLMEGVSGEAASLAGHLKLGRLIVLYDSNDISLDGKLNLSFSEDVKKRFEAYGWQVLYVEDGNDIAAIDAALTAAKKELNKPTLIEVKTVIGFGSPKKAGTSAAHGSPLGREEAKATKQAYQWIHEEFHVPSKVYKHFGQAVKERGIQEQAVWKAMFASYKQEFPELGRELETAMAGKLPEGWERQLPVYEGGKKLATRSSSGEVINALANQISCLFGGSADLASSNKTAMKNGGNFSAEDYQGANIWFGVREFAMGAILNGMALHRGLRVFGGTFFVFADYLRPAIRLAALMGLPVTYVFTHDSIAVGEDGPTHEPIEQLASLRAMPNLSVIRPADGNETAAAWKLALESSKTPTALVLSRQDLSHVTTPEAARAGVARGAYVLAAAENPQALLLASGSEVELALAAQKQLSAENIAVSVISFPSWDRFEAQPPEYKKSVLPPDVPARLAIEMGASLGWHRYTGSGGDVLAIDTFGASGNGERLIKEYGFTVENVVDRVKALLV; this comes from the coding sequence ATGGATCGTGGTATTGAGCAGCTGGCGGTAAGCACGCTGCGTACTCTGGCGATTGACTCCATTGAAAAAGCCAATTCCGGTCATCCCGGGATGCCTATGGGCGCGGCGCCCATGGCGTATACGCTCTGGACGAAGCATATGACTCACAACCCGGTTAATCCGGATTGGTTCAACCGGGATCGTTTTGTTTTGTCGGCGGGGCATGGCTCGGCCCTGCTTTACAGCCTGCTGCACTTGTCCGGCTATGATGTAACACTGGAGGACTTGAAAAACTTCCGGCAATGGCAAAGCAAGACGCCCGGCCATCCTGAGTACGGACACACACCGGGGGTAGATGCAACGACGGGTCCATTGGGGCAGGGAATTCCCATGGCCGTAGGCATGGCCATGGCCGAACGGCATTTGGCAGCCCGCTACAACCAAAAGGGCTATGACCTGATTAATCATTTCAGCTACAGCCTTTGCGGCGACGGAGATTTAATGGAAGGGGTTTCCGGCGAAGCCGCCTCACTGGCCGGACATTTAAAGCTGGGACGGCTGATCGTGCTGTATGATTCCAATGATATCTCGCTGGACGGCAAGCTGAACCTGTCGTTTTCCGAGGATGTAAAAAAGCGGTTTGAGGCCTATGGCTGGCAGGTTTTGTATGTGGAAGACGGCAACGATATCGCCGCGATCGACGCGGCGTTGACGGCGGCCAAGAAGGAATTGAACAAACCGACCTTAATTGAAGTAAAGACGGTGATCGGCTTCGGTTCGCCGAAGAAGGCCGGGACTTCCGCCGCCCATGGTTCGCCCCTGGGGCGGGAAGAAGCAAAAGCTACCAAACAAGCCTACCAATGGATTCATGAAGAATTCCATGTTCCTTCCAAGGTGTACAAACATTTTGGGCAGGCGGTAAAAGAACGGGGCATTCAGGAACAGGCGGTTTGGAAGGCCATGTTTGCCAGTTACAAACAGGAGTTTCCCGAATTGGGCCGTGAATTGGAAACGGCCATGGCCGGTAAATTGCCGGAAGGCTGGGAACGGCAGCTACCGGTTTATGAAGGTGGGAAAAAACTGGCAACCCGGTCCTCTTCCGGCGAAGTCATCAATGCGTTGGCTAATCAGATTTCTTGTCTGTTTGGCGGTTCCGCCGATCTGGCCAGCTCCAACAAGACGGCAATGAAAAACGGCGGCAATTTCAGCGCCGAAGACTACCAGGGCGCCAACATCTGGTTTGGTGTGCGGGAATTTGCCATGGGCGCCATTTTAAACGGAATGGCTTTGCACCGGGGACTCAGGGTCTTTGGCGGAACCTTTTTCGTTTTTGCCGATTACCTGCGGCCGGCTATCCGGTTGGCTGCCTTGATGGGCCTGCCGGTTACCTATGTATTTACTCACGACAGCATTGCTGTCGGCGAAGACGGTCCGACGCACGAACCGATCGAACAGTTGGCTTCGCTGCGGGCAATGCCCAATCTCAGCGTTATTCGTCCGGCTGACGGCAATGAGACGGCTGCTGCCTGGAAGCTGGCGCTGGAATCCTCCAAGACACCTACGGCGCTGGTGCTTTCCCGGCAGGACCTGTCCCATGTGACGACGCCGGAAGCAGCCCGTGCCGGTGTGGCCAGAGGCGCCTATGTGCTGGCTGCGGCAGAAAATCCACAGGCTCTGCTCCTGGCTTCCGGTTCGGAAGTGGAATTGGCGTTGGCGGCACAGAAGCAGTTGTCAGCGGAAAATATTGCCGTCTCGGTAATCAGTTTTCCCTCGTGGGATCGCTTTGAAGCACAGCCGCCGGAATACAAAAAGAGCGTACTGCCACCGGACGTACCGGCCCGGTTAGCCATTGAAATGGGAGCGTCCCTGGGTTGGCACCGTTATACCGGCAGCGGTGGCGACGTACTGGCCATTGATACCTTCGGAGCGTCAGGCAATGGCGAACGGCTGATTAAGGAATACGGTTTTACCGTGGAAAATGTAGTAGACCGGGTGAAAGCACTGCTGGTTTAA
- a CDS encoding HAD-IIA family hydrolase, with product MYSIEQAMDKAYAQEVLKKIKCFVFDMDGTIYLESKILDGAIEFLHKLEENNVMIRFFTNNSSKNNKVYVDRITKMGYPVTEEKIFISNHVIISHLLDNMPEKTVFVLGNQYLQNDFKEAGVKLVEENPDIVVVGFDTSLAYDRLTKACTFIRNGATFYGVNPDFNCPMVDGYIPDCGSICALITASTGRVPEFFGKPTVHTLEYILKKTGLKEEEIAIVGDRLYTDIALAKGNKVTSILVLTGESTLEDVPQAEVKPTLIFRSLKEAQPVIDALY from the coding sequence ATGTATAGCATTGAGCAAGCCATGGATAAGGCGTATGCCCAGGAAGTACTGAAAAAGATTAAATGCTTTGTATTTGACATGGACGGGACCATCTATCTGGAAAGCAAGATTTTGGACGGAGCCATCGAGTTTCTGCACAAACTGGAAGAAAACAATGTAATGATCCGCTTCTTCACTAATAATTCTTCAAAAAATAATAAAGTATATGTGGACCGTATTACCAAAATGGGTTATCCTGTAACTGAGGAAAAGATTTTTATTTCCAATCATGTTATCATCTCACATTTACTGGATAACATGCCGGAAAAGACCGTGTTTGTATTAGGTAACCAATACTTGCAGAATGATTTTAAAGAAGCCGGCGTAAAACTAGTGGAAGAGAACCCGGACATTGTGGTTGTTGGCTTTGATACGTCCCTGGCCTATGACCGTTTAACCAAAGCTTGTACCTTTATCCGTAACGGGGCAACGTTCTACGGTGTAAATCCTGACTTTAACTGCCCAATGGTAGACGGCTATATTCCTGACTGCGGCTCCATTTGCGCACTGATTACCGCTTCGACCGGCAGGGTTCCTGAGTTCTTCGGCAAACCGACCGTTCACACGCTGGAGTATATATTGAAGAAAACCGGCTTAAAGGAAGAGGAAATCGCTATTGTCGGTGACCGGCTGTATACCGATATTGCCTTGGCGAAGGGCAATAAGGTGACCTCCATTCTGGTGCTCACCGGTGAAAGTACGCTGGAAGACGTCCCGCAGGCGGAGGTAAAACCGACTTTGATTTTCCGGTCGTTGAAAGAAGCACAGCCTGTTATTGACGCACTCTATTAA